TGAGGATGGTTCATGGCCAACACTCTCTTATCTAATATTGAGCCCTGGGAGTCCTGGGATCcttttttccataatttttttatatgacaCCCACTGTCTTGAGACTTCaagatataaagagaaaacaggagcatcacactacctgatctCAAAATATGTTACAGAGCTGTAGTAAGCAAAATAGCATGACATTGGCATAAAGAAAGGCACATAGAACAACGGAGCAGAATGAATAACACAGATATATTCCATGCATTTACATCcaatggttttttattttttcttttgagatggagtcttgctctgtcactcaggctggagtgcagaggtgcaatctcggttcactgcaacctcagcctcctgggttcaatcattctcttgcctcaaattcctgagtagTGGTATTACAGGTGCtgaccaccatgctcagctaatttttatatttttagtggagacgatgtttcatcacgttggccagactaatcttgaactcctggcctcaggtgatccacccacctcgggctcccaaagtgctgaaattgcaggtgttagccaccaagcccagcccatcCAATGGactttgacaaagatgccaagaactcACAAtcaggaaaggacagtcttttcaataaacagtgcaGGGAAACCTGGACATCTacatgcagaggaatgaaactgcAACTCTACCtgtcaccatacacaaaaatcaaatgaaaatggattaaagatgtgaGTCTAAGGCCTGAACCTATGAAACACGTAGAACAAAATATTGGGGAAATGCTCCAGGACGTTTGTCTGAAGGaagacattttgttttaaacCTTCAAAACACAAGTAATCGAAGCAAAAATAGACCATTGGGATTACCTCAAACTAAGCAACTTCAGCACTGctaaaaataaaccaacaaagtgaagagacaacccacagattgggagcaaatatgtgcaaactatgcatctgagatgggattaataactagaaatataagaagctcaaacaactcaataaaacaaatgatttaattgaaaaaggagcaaaagacatgaaatttCCCCACATACGAAAAAGTGCTCAGTatcactcatcatcagagaaacgcaaattaaaatCAAAGTGAGTTTTCATCTCACcccattaaaatggcttttaggccgggtgaggtggctcacttGTGTCATCCTAGAACTTTGAGAACCTGAGGTGGGTGAATCTCataaggttgggagtttgagaccagtctgacccacatagagaaacgctgtctctactaaaaatacaaaaattagtagggcgtggtggcgtgtgcctgtaattccagctactcgggaggctgaggcaggagaatcgcttgaacctgggaggtggaggttgtggtgagccgagatagcgccactgcactccagcctgggtgagaagagcaaaactccatctcaaaataaaatgaaataaaataaaatggcttttagCTGCAAGACAGGCAAAAGAAATGCTGGCAAGGTGGTAGAGAAAGGAGAACCCTGGTACCCTGTTGggaggagtgtaaattagtacagccattacgGAGAAAAGTATGGAAGtcctttaaagaactaaaaagaggTTGGGTgaggtggatcatgcctgtaatcccggcactttgggagactgaggcgggcacctcagttgaggtcatgagtttgagagcagcccagccaacatggggaaaccgcatctatactaaaaaaaccaaaaagtagccaggcatggtggtgtgcacctgtaatcccagctactagggaggctgaggcaggaaaatcatttgaacccaggaggcggaggttgcaatgagccaaggttgcaccactttgactccagcttgggctaaggagggaaactctttctcaaaaaagaaaaaaaaaaaaaaaagagaactttcatagtatccagcaatttcactactgggtttatatccaaaggaaagtaaATCAACATATCGAAGTGATATCTGCACTCGTATGATTggtgcagcactgttcacagtagccaagatgaGGAGTCAACCTACCTGCCcatcagtgggtgaatggatagagAGAATGTAGTACATACGCACAGTGGAGACTACTCATCCATAGAAAGAATaacatcctgtcatttgcagccacatggatggaactggaggtcattaaaAAGATTCCCATTTCTCACCCATATACAGGAGCTAAAAGGTGGATCTCatgaaggtagagagtagaatggtggctactGGAGGACAGGAAGAAAAGGGTGGAGggtaaaaaaaatgtatatatatatatatataaaaatgtatttatgacCACTAGactttacacttaaaaatggtaaatgtggctgggcctggtggcccatgcctgtaatcccagcactttgggaggctgatgcgggtggatcacgtggtcaggagttcgagaccagctcgaccaacatggtgaaaccacctctctactaaaaatacaaaaagtagcctggcgtggtggtgcgtgcctgtagcactagctactcaggtggctgaggcaggagaatcgcttgaacccaggaggcggaggttgcagtgagctgagattgtgccactgcactccatcataggggacagagctagactccacctcaaaaaaaaatgttaaaagtggtAAGCTATATAGGTATATttatcctcaataaatatttcttcaaagaaaagtaAAGGGTGTAGGGGTTGCTGGTGATGACATCTCTGTGTGGGTGAGAGGCCAGGATGGGCTTCTGGGAAATGGGTAAGGTTGAGGGGCTGAGGGAACCTCTGATCTCCCCAAACTGAGCCCAGTCTCCCTCCTCTGGGTCTCTCCTGACCGCTTTCTCCATCTGCCTGGGTGCCTGGAGCCCTGGCCGTGGGCCTCCATGCAGGCCATGTAGGAGGGTTTGGAGGTGCCCTGTCGGCCATCCTGTGCCCTGATCCCTCCCTCACACCGAGGCTGCGTCTTCTCTCTGCATCTGTCCATGCTTCTCTCCATCCTCAGCAGGAAGCTCCTCAGCTAAGGCTCTAGGATCATAGGACATGGGACAGCCATGGGCTTTCCTCACCTGTGACAGAAACAAGCAGTGGGTCACTTGACTTTGACCACTCGTATGGAGAGTCATGGAAAGAGCCGAAGCATCTGTAGGTCCCTCCGTGGGTGGCAGGGCCCAGAGGAAAGTCAGCCTGGAATGTTCCGTTGACCTTGGGCCCTGCAGGGAGCCTACGTTCATGGGCCTCCCCTTCCCTGGATAGATGGTACATGTCATAGGAGCTCCGGGAGCTGCAGGACAAGGTCACATTCTCTCCTGCCAGAACCGTGGGGCCCAGCTGGGCTGAGAGAGAAGGTTTCTCATATAGACCTGGAAGGAGAAGAGGCAGTTTCCTCAGGGAGGATCTTCTTTGTCACAGCTCCCTTCACCTGAGCTGAGAACTCACTCCCCTGTTCTATGacctaatgctctctctctctctctctcaccctctacCCCATCGCTCTTCATGTCTATTTCCTCCTTccaccttctctgtctctctaggTCTCTGACCTCACTTCCCCACCTCTagatatgttttctctttttggattGTTTTATTCTCTCTGACTCTCCTTGGATTGGTTGACTTGATGTTACTTTTTTTAATTCTGAGTTTCTCACTTTGTGTCCTGTTCATAACTTTCTGCATAtttctatctattatctatcgatctatctatttatctattcgGTGCCTATCTACAAATTCTCTACCtgtcatctatatctatatatcatctatttatccatcaattgtctatctatccatcaatcatctattatctatatctatgtatcatctctctctctctatgatTTCTCTATGTCTGCCTCTGTATCTCTatgtattatctatctatctgtcttcatcatcatcatctctatGTCTCATCTAttaatgaatcaatcaatcatcatctatgtatctataacctattatctatcatctacctatttatcatctatctatatctatccatctatcatctgtctTGCTCTGCCTCTCGGTCTCTCTAGTTCTCTTTGGAATCTCTGCAATTCATCCCCACATCTCCATCTTTCAATGTCCTTGTGCCTCTCCCTCAGGAGTCTAATTTTAGTGCTTTTCTCTGCTCCCTTCCAtcattctcaccactcctctgccctcttttctctctctttatgtgTCTGTGAGTCTCTCAATCTCCTTCCTCTGGCTCATtctctgtgtgtttatgtctttGCTTTTTGGTGTCCCTGatttctctctgtgcctctcaCTGATCCTCTCATAAGTGGGCTTATTTGGAATATGAGCCTCAGAATCCAGTCTGGAGACTACAAGTTCACACAGCATACAGGGGTTGGTGTTGTGGGGCCATGATATCCTGGGACGATTACTCTCCATTACATGGAAGGCAGAGGTGTCAGAATAAACATGGCATCTGTAGGTGCCACAAGGCCTGAGGCCACAGGGCCCAACTCAGGTCAGAAATATGGGTGTCCTTGGGTTCTCCTGGTAGAGAACACTTTGTGGaggtaaaacagaaatgaaacttCTAACCTGTGCCAGGTCTCTGAGCAAAGTCAGCATGGAGGGACACCTCTCTCTGGGAcatgtctgtctgtgtgtctcctttaactctttctgtcttttctaacTCCCGGTATGGCCCCTGTGTCTGTTCTCTGTTATGACACCTGGTCTCTACTTGTGTctcctgtttctctgtctctgttggCACAGACCTCACCAAGTCAGTCTCTCTCCATAAGAATACCAAGCTCATCTTCCTTACAGCCACCTGGGTCTCCAATTCCTGGATCATTCACTCTGCATCCCAATGACAATGAGAAGAAAGTCTGGACACTCTCACCTATGATCACGATGTCCAGAGGGTCACTGGGAGCTGACACCTGATAGGGGGAGTGAGTAACAGAACCGTAGCATCTGTAGGTCCCTGCCAGGTCTTGCGTCATGCGACTGATGGAGAAGTTGGCCTTGGAGACCCCATCATGGTGTTCTCCAATGAGGCGCAAAGTGTCGTTAAACATCCCCTCTCTGTGCAGAAGGAAGTGTTCAAACATGACATCTGACCAACACTGCAGGATGACTGTCTCTTCTGATTTCACCAGGCGACCTGGGTGGGCCAGGAGGGAAGGTTTTCTGTGGACTCCTAGGAAGAGAGGTTGTGAGTTTAGAAGGTGTCTCTCTTTATCATCCCATCCATGGCACCTGGATTGAGTCAGGCTTCCCCTTCCTGGTGTCttatctctctccttcctctctgtgtcttcatGTTCTTTTCTGTGCCCATAACTCCTGGTGCAGGTCCTTCCATCTGTCTCCCTCACtcttctctgtccctctgtctctagTAGCCTCTGATTCCCTTGCCGCTGGGCTCAGCCTCATCTCTTGGGCTGTTGTATCTATTTCGAACTAATGTCTTTCCTGCTGTCTATGTGGGGGTGGAAGAGGAACCAGGATAGGCTGCACATCCAGGCTCTTAGCAGCCTGGTTCAATCTCTTTTGGACGAATTGGAATCCTTGGCAGGAGGTATGAACTGATCAGTAAGGCAGGCACCAGTGGCCACACACCCTGTTCCTGGTAGGGACTGGGAGCCACTCTTGCCATGCCAGTGCCAGCTTCCATAGGCTGGCTCCTGGTGCTGGTTGGAGGAGTATCAACCCCTCCCTATGTGGATGGAGCCTGGTGGTGGCATCATCATCTGAGCCTTGCTGATCTCAGTGTAGCCAACCTTCTCCTTGTTTggtttctttaattaattaattaattttggcgacagagtctcactcctttgcccaggctggagtgaagtggtgtggtctaggctcactgcaacctctgtctcctgggttcaagtgattctcctgccctcagcctcccaagtcgctaggattacatgcacctgccaccatgcctggctatccTTGTGTTGTTTCTTAACTTGTCCTTGACCTGGGTTCCAGTGttggtttcctgttgctgctgtagaAAATTATCAGAAGCATGGCACCAGGAGAGAGCACACTAACCCCTTCCAATTCTGGAGACAGAAATCGGACCCTGTTTGTCGTGGGTAAAATCAAGGCACCTGCAGGGCTTCGTTCCCTCTGGAGACTCAGGAGAATCAGTTCCTTGACTTTTCCAGCCTCTATAGGCCACCTGCATTCATGGCTCCTGGActtcctccaccttcaaagcTGATGGAGACTCCCATTATGCTGCTGTAATCCCcactcccctcttcctcctcctttcatgTGGACCCCTGTGACTACACTGAGCCCATCAGGACAGTCCAGGCTgtctccccatctcaaggtcaACTCATCAACAACCTGAGCTCCATCTTCTCCTTCAGTCCCTTCCCCTATATCATAAATAGTCACAGACTCCAGGGATTAGAATGTAGTCATCACTGGGGACAATTATTCTTCCCACCACAGCACCCATTTCCCTGTATTCAATCCCCCTTTACCCCAAATACAGTCAGGACTTGCATGATGGGACCCGCAAGGACACGCCCACCAGGAGCTCTGGGATTCAGGAGGTGGGACAAGGAGAATCCCAGACAGGAGCCCTCTGACCTGTGACCGTGATCTCCAGGGGGTTGCTGGGTGCCGACCACCCACTGGGGTAGTGTGGTTGTGAACCCCGACATGTATAGGTCCCTGCGTGTGCTGGGGTCACAGGGCCCATGAAAAGGCTGTTCCAGAATATTATGTTGTAGAGCTCAGGGACAGGCACCCCATCTTCCTTTTACAGACTGAAGTTGTTAAACCCAAGATAAGAATGACACTGAAGAATCACATGTCCTGGAGGCACCACAGGGCTTGGCCAGGCAGACAGCAAGGGCTTGTCCTGACCACCGTGGGGAGAAGGAGGCACCGCCTTAGAGAGGAGGATGTGGAGCCgcccctccctccctgtgctCTGAAGATTCTCCTCGCTTTCCAAGTTTCTATGGCTGCTATCACACCTTGGTGCCCAGGGCTAAAGGAAGGACCCATCCCGCAAACACAAGGTGTCTCCCTACAACAAAAGTGTCAGCTGAGAACTTTGAGCAAGTGCTGAGTAAGAGACTCCTACTAGATTTTAATACTGTAAGATTACTCACATAAAACAACACAGGGTAGACATGGGGTGGAGGGCATGTCCTTTGAGAATGGAATATCAGCCGATGCCTGAACGAAAATAAACAACTGAGTCCCCATCAGAGGATTGGAATGTCAGGGCCATGGCTGTGGTTTTCCCACCTCTTCTGGTAGAATGACAGCAGCCACACTGCAGCCCCTACCGTCATGGAAACGCTGAAGTGTGTGAGTAACACCTTTGTCCTCAGAGGATCTGCTGTTCCTACCACTTCCCCACCACACACCCCAGCTTTGAGCACCGTAGTCTAACCCTGGTCCCCACAGAACTTGACTCTGCCAAGGGAATGAAAGGCCAGGGAGGCAAGGTCAGAAATGTGGGCCCAGCACCCCAGGGTCCCTTCTTCCTAGTTTATGAGAGACTCCCTGACAGGACTTCCCTCCCATTTCAGGAAAATCCTCTTATGTGGGGAGATGACACCCGAAGGTTGGGAGAAGGACTCACCCTCATGTGGCCAGGCCCCCTGCAGCAAGAAGAACCCTGGAAAGAAAGATCATGATGGATGACCCATCTGCAGGCAAACCAGGGCACCCTTGCTGCCCCCACTGGGCTGTGAGTCTTGGTAGCCAGGCCCTTCCTGGGCTGAAGGTAAACTCACCCTCAGTGCCTACCTGCACCCAAGAACAGGGCTGTCGGCTGTGCAGAGACCCAGCCTCCAGGTCCATATCCCCACCTCAAGCccatatctccactccaggcccatatctccactccaggccGATATTTCCACCCTAAGCCCATATCGCCAATCCAGGCCCATATCTCCAATCCAGGCTCAGATCTCCACCCTGGGCCCATATCTCCAATCCAGGCCCTTATCTCCACTCCAGGTCCATATCTCCTCTCCAGTCccatatctccactccaggcccatATATCCTCTCCAGTCCCATATCTCCACACCCAGGCCCGTATCTCCATCCTAGGCACATATCTCCTCTCCAGGCCCAGATATCGACCTCTAGGCCCATATCTCCACTCCTGGCccatatctccactccaggcccagATATCGACCTCTAGGCCCATATCTCCACTCCTGGCccatatctccactccaggcccatGTCTCCACTTCAGGCCCATATCTCTACTGCAGGCCCATAACTCCACCTCCAGGCCCATGACTCCActccaggcccatatctccacCTCCAGGCCCATATCTCCCCTCCAGGTTCCTATCTCCCCTCCAGGTTCCtatctccactccaggcccagATCTCCACTACAGTCCCATCACTCCACCTCCAGGCCTATATCTCGACCTCTGGGCCCAGATCTCCACTTCTAGGCCCATCACTCCATCTCTAGGCCCATATATCCACTCCAGGCCCAGatctccactccaggcccatAACTCCACCTCCAGGCCTATATCTCCACCTCTGGGCCCAGATCTCCatcccctcactccctccctctaTTGCTTTCCAGGACTCACCAACACACGCCATGCTGACGACCAAGAGCGACATGGTGCTGCCGGAGCAGACAGGCAGCCGCGACCGAGCTCAGCTCAGCAGCGCACAGGATGTTATTTGGCGCCCTGCCCATGCAGTTTACATGTTGACCACATCATGGGAGGGTGACGTACGCAGGCTCTTTCTACCTTGCATGAGGCCCAGTGGGTGCTCGCTCAAGAGCGGAACACGGCTTCCTGGAAATTGTTCTCGCTAGAATTTGACACCTAGTGTCCTTCACTATGACCAACTCAAAACACGTCTGAGATCCAACCTCCCGAACACGAGATGCCTAAAATCTGTGCTAACATGAAAGACTTTTCAtgtatttctattgtttttatctGAGATTCAAACTCTTCTTCCTGTGTAATATGCAAAATATCTAATAGGTATTATTAATGTTTTCAGAGTCATTGTCACTAATAAACCATTAGAATTTTTCATGCTTGTATTTCTAGTATTACAGCAGAACcagttaaaatgatttaaattccCAGGGAAGGATTATGCAATTATTTACAATCTTAGAATTGTACTTTATCAGTAAAAACCCCACCTGTAAATTCTGGAGTTTTGTAGTTTAATCTAAAATTTGTCTCATGACCCAAGATTCCAGAGTCCCAACTCTGGAGTTTGTTTTccgtctgtctctctccctccctcattttaaattttacagaaatatcCAGTAACATAATGCTATAGAAAATCAAGTTTccccagcacgttgggaagccgaggtgggcggatcaactgagataaggagtttgagagcagcctggccaatatagtgaaaccgtgtctctgctaaaaatccaaaaattagccgtgcctggtggcaggcacctgtaacgccagctactcaagaggctgaggcatgagaatcgcttgaacctgggaggcagaagttgcagtgagctgagattgtgtcactgcagtccagcctgggcgacagagcaagactccgcctcaagaaaaaaaagcaaatagccTATAATAACAAATTAGAGAGCTCTGGCTACTAAATTTAAAGGGTTCTATAAGGCTACATAAAGTGCAGCATCATCAAGAGTGTGGACACAGAGAGCCCCTTAGCAGAAACAGTGTCTAAAGTACATCCGTGTACACACAGTCCCTTTAGAGTTGACAAAGGCTGCCGTGTGGTTTAAGGTGGCATAGAATGTcttctcaataaataatattaaaccaATGGGTTATacctaggaaaaaataaatctaactCACACTATAAAAACACTTCTTAGTTTTTATCTAGTTGTACattttttatgatttatatttaaatttgagaaataaaagtcatatacGGTCATCCTTCACTATTCGTGGGTGATTGGTTTCGAGATCTCcactcagataccaaaatctgtagaTGCTCAAGCCTCTTATATGAAATGGCACAGAGTTTGCaaataacctatgcacatcctcctgtatacatgaaatcatctctagattacttataattccTGATGCAGCCTACACACAGCTTCATTTGTGTCCATTCAACACAGTTCTGCTTTTTGTAACTCTGTGGATACtttctctgaatatttttgatttataCTCGGTTCAATAAAGAACTGTAAACCCCACAGATATGGAGGAGTGACTGTATATTTATAGTGTGAAAGATGATGTGTTGATATGTGTCCCTGTGTAGATGAGACTAACAAGGCCTATGATTCTACAAATGTTTCATCTTGGAATGACTCTGCCAGATTTCCAGGTCTGCAGAGAGTAAGAATATCACTTGTTCATGTGATTCCCGATCCTTGGAACCTCCTATGTGCTACATCTTTGGATGGAAATAGGAGTCCCAGAGACAAATGAGGCTCCACCCTGCTTCCAGAAACTCAGAGTCCGGGGGTGAGAACCCAGTGGAGAACAGATGGGGTTATGTGGACATGGTAATGATAATGGAAGTCTTAGGCAAGAAAAGAGTCCCATTACCGAAACCATGAGGGCAGACATGTTTATTTGAAGGAGGGAAAACtacattgaaattattttaaaaaatatataagttttACTGCTGACAGAAGGCTGAAAGATACTCTGAGGGGAGGTGGAACAGCATGAGGGAAGGTGGAACAGGACGTGTCTAAGTGCCGTGTTAAGAGGGAGCCTCTTGTATGTTTGGAACTGTGAGTTCCTCAGTGTGATTGCAGCCTCAAGTAGACTAGGAAGTAAGCCAGTAAGgttggagaggtgggcaggggtcAAGTGAAATGGAGAATTGTGGGCTAAGCAAAGGAGTGTGTTTTCTCTCCAGCAGGCAGTGGGGACCTTAGACATTTGTAAGCAAGAGAGAGGCACATTCAGATTTGTGGTGTGAGGAAGAGCGATGCCCTAAGATGCAGACTCACGCCTTCAGAGTCCAGCTGCTGGTACATGGGAGCTGGCAACCcggttttgagacagggctgtTGTCTCCCTAGAAGATCCCCTCAAGGCCTGACTGTGGTGCTCATGGGCAGGAGACAACTTTGGATCTGGACTCAGCATTTGGAAGTTCCGTGTACACTCTGGTATCTGTTGGGGGTGTCTTGGGCCTCTGAGAAGGGCGAGTGATTTTTCTCTGTGTGAAAACGCAGTGATCCAACTGTACGTATGTCACCTCCTGAGGGTCTTGTTCATCAGAGTCCTGGAGAGAGGGAAATCCTGAGTGAGGGAGGGTGCTCACGTTTTCCAGGACTGTTTGGGAATAACACTAGCCACGAGGCTGGGCCGAGGAGCACCTACCTCGCTATTCGCTGTTCTGTTCCCTGCAGGCTCTTGGTCCATTACAGCAGCATGTGTAGGAGACGGAAGTCAACAAAAGAGCTCGGAGGGCACTTCTGGGTCCTCATTTCATAAGCAGATACCAACAAACAGGGGGAGGCCATAGGTGCCTGAGGTCCCTCAGTTGCCAACAGCAGACTCAGACATTCTATCTCTCTGAGCTCAAGGACCCATCCCATGAATAGCTCTGAGTTCCCATCCCATTGATTCTGTCTCCCACTTTCTGCCTGTCATGGAACCTTCTCCTGGATG
The nucleotide sequence above comes from Homo sapiens chromosome 19 genomic scaffold, GRCh38.p14 alternate locus group ALT_REF_LOCI_17 HSCHR19KIR_LUCE_A_HAP_CTG3_1. Encoded proteins:
- the KIR2DL1 gene encoding killer cell immunoglobulin-like receptor 2DL1 precursor, whose translation is MSLLVVSMACVGFFLLQGAWPHEGVHRKPSLLAHPGRLVKSEETVILQCWSDVMFEHFLLHREGMFNDTLRLIGEHHDGVSKANFSISRMTQDLAGTYRCYGSVTHSPYQVSAPSDPLDIVIIGLYEKPSLSAQLGPTVLAGENVTLSCSSRSSYDMYHLSREGEAHERRLPAGPKVNGTFQADFPLGPATHGGTYRCFGSFHDSPYEWSKSSDPLLVSVTGNPSNSWPSPTEPSSKTGNPRHLHILIGTSVVIILFILLFFLLHRWCSNKKNAAVMDQESAGNRTANSEDSDEQDPQEVTYTQLNHCVFTQRKITRPSQRPKTPPTDIIVYTELPNAESRSKVVSCP